The region GGCTGCGTTGAGGGGCCAGGGTCCCCTCGGGAGAGTGCCGCTCACTCTCAGGAGAGCGGCTCCgtgaggaggcagcagctcccctggGTGCTCGCGTCTGTGCCTGTCTGTGCGAGGACGCGGAGATGAGCGAGGAGCGGGAGAAGAAGGACGACTCCCAGCCCGACACAGGGCTGCCACGCGTGCAGGACCGCCGGCAGGTGCGGGCCGGGGAGGGAGGCGGAGGGAGGGCGCGGCAGCGGGGTGAGGCGGTGCGCCCTGGGCGCCTCTGGCCGGGGGACGCCCTGGCGCGCGGCTGACTGCCGCGACGAACGAGGCCCGGGCGGGCCCGGCCGCTCCGCTGCCACAGGCGGAGAGCAGCCGGTCCGGGCTCGGCCGGGCCGCCGGCGGCCTCCGAAGTCGCTGCCGCGGGGGACGCCGGTGGCGACTTCGCCACCTCCATCCCACGCCTCCTTCTTCCCACAGGTGGGCCGCACGACGCCGCGAGCGGTGCCGCCGGGCAGCCGCAGCCCGGGCTCGTCCCTCCACGGCGTCCGTCTGCCGCCGCTGCCCGGCCCGGAGAGCTCGCGGACCTCCGGGAGCCGCAGCGCACAGGTACGGAGCCCGAGGGGGACGGGGCCGAACGTCGCGTCGCGTGGGGACCGCCCTCTGCCGGTTCGGCTGTGGGGGGCGGGGCGGCAGCCGCCCGCGGGCTGAGCGCTGCCCTCGGTGCTCCGTGGAGCGTGAGCGGGAACGACCGCGCTCACTCGGTGTTTCTCCTCGGCTTCTCTTGCAGGCGGGCGGGTGGGAGTTCACGCTGTCGGTGACCTGCGGCAGTGCCAGTGGGCAAAGGAGACAGCCTCAGCCACCCCTGCTGCCTCGCTTAAGGCAGGCACGGATGCCGGCAGCTGCACCCTGGCGTGCGGCAGCATCTTCTAATGCCCGtaagctgcctgctctgcaagcagcagcctcttgCACACCTTCTGCAAGAGGCAGCGCACGTGCCATGGGCATTAGAGGCAGCAGACTCCCAGTACTTGCCCCAAGACCTCAGCAACCACCAGAGATGCCGTGCAGTTGCGACACGTGCTCGGCAAAGTCTGTGAGCGTGCCCAGGCTTCTCGTGCCCCAAGCAGCAGACGACggtgccagtgctgccaacaCTGCTCAGGGAAAACCGGGCGTATGCTCCGCGACATCGAGGGCTGAGGGTCAGGTTCCTGCCCCTGGTGGTTCCCGAACCAGGGATGTTGGAGTGCAGACGGAGCTGCAAGTGTTGGAAGAGGCTGCTGAGAAGGAATCCACAGGATGGTCATCCGGGCAACTGTGGAGCGCGTCTCTTGCCTCATCAGATGAGGAAGACCCCACgtgttcagcttctcttctggctgcagacCCTGGGCCTGGAGGACACCTTCAGCCTTTGCCCGTAACAGGTCCTGAAGATGGGGAAAGCTCAACTTCTTCCAAGGCTGAATACTTTCCAGAGGAGACCAATGCGGCGCCACGTTTCTGGAGACCatgggagggagaagaaacagctacCACCACGCCTGAATTCTCCAACCAATCTCtgggagaagcacagagattGCAAGATCCCGGAGAGGCGTACGGGGAGGTGTATGGATATCCTCCAGTTCACCCAGCAATCCGGAGAATCCGGGATGAGGCGAGGAAGGACCAGATGCGCTCCAGCTGGAACACATCCTGGCCAAACAGCATGAGTGTGCCCCAGCTGCTAaggccccaagcagcagaagacgGTGCCAATGCAGCTGACAGTGCTCTGGGCACACTGAGAGCCTGCAGTGTGACATCGAGGGCTGAGGgccagttttctgcttctgatgatTCCCCAGCCAGGGATGTCACAGCCCAGGATTCACAgctagagctggaagagactgctGGGATAGAAATGGCAGGACAGTCATCTggcaccctgcaggctgcatctcTTTCCCCATCTGATGAGGCACACGCTGTGTGTTCACCGTCTCTTCTGGATGCTGGTCCCGGGCCTGCAGGACACCTTGAGCCTCTGCCCGCATCAGtgctggaagatgcagaaagctcagattctcctgaggctgcaagctctgcagaggaggctgatggAGCATCACTCCCCTTGTCAGTGTCTGAGGGAGGAGCAAGAGAAGAGCCGGCTGTGGCCATGCCTGAGTCCTCCGGACAAGGTCTGGGAGAAGCACGGAGACTCCAAGATCCCAGAGAGATC is a window of Gallus gallus isolate bGalGal1 chromosome 8, bGalGal1.mat.broiler.GRCg7b, whole genome shotgun sequence DNA encoding:
- the LOC121111382 gene encoding uncharacterized protein LOC121111382 isoform X1 encodes the protein MPAAAPWRAAASSNARKLPALQAAASCTPSARGSARAMGIRGSRLPVLAPRPQQPPEMPCSCDTCSAKSVSVPRLLVPQAADDGASAANTAQGKPGVCSATSRAEGQVPAPGGSRTRDVGVQTELQVLEEAAEKESTGWSSGQLWSASLASSDEEDPTCSASLLAADPGPGGHLQPLPVTGPEDGESSTSSKAEYFPEETNAAPRFWRPWEGEETATTTPEFSNQSLGEAQRLQDPGEAYGEVYGYPPVHPAIRRIRDEARKDQMRSSWNTSWPNSMSVPQLLRPQAAEDGANAADSALGTLRACSVTSRAEGQFSASDDSPARDVTAQDSQLELEETAGIEMAGQSSGTLQAASLSPSDEAHAVCSPSLLDAGPGPAGHLEPLPASVLEDAESSDSPEAASSAEEADGASLPLSVSEGGAREEPAVAMPESSGQGLGEARRLQDPREINRETYGCSPMIPALRRIREQDRNERMLSHWDISWPRNVRSPRQQRLQARGDAFNTAGTAQGMPGIRPKTSRAAVRFPDSGDSRVWSPRLSVVQEESSDDSDSAVSTAEGMQDARDAAVTDKGTHPPSCLCPSPLEAVEDDWECDSEEDAASEAVSVTPSTSDDSSAEVESTSSASSVAADPRPEEHVSACEGADVGPQHEVSAETGEGAQSSVCFRDAPEEGPGTAAAPHAAARRRMPAVVRMALRALRRVFTCSCIRGQREERHEAANTRQLPETED